In Pseudomonas oryzihabitans, the DNA window GCTCCAGCGCCAACAATTCCACCTGCTGCTCCTTGCCGCCGGGCACCGGCCAGCTCAGGTGCTCGCCAGGCGTCGCCCCGAGCAGTGCGCTGCCGGCCGGCGCCAGTACCGACACCCGCCCTTCCACGCCGGCATCCTCGGGATAGACCAGCACCACCTGATACTCCTTGCCGGTATCGGTCTCGCGGCAACGAACGCGGGAATTCATGGTGACCACGGCACCGACCTCGCCAGGCGCCACCACCCGGGCCTGGGCCAGCTCCTCGTCCAGGGCCTCGGCCACGGGGCCGAATTCGGGCAGGTCATCGAGCAGCCGTTCGAGACGGGGCATATCGGCGGCGGAAACGGTGATGGGCGATGCATGGCGCATGGCGGACTCCTGGAGGACAAGACGACGCGGCCCCTGCCGCGAACAGCGGCGGACCAACGGGATGACGGGCAACAGACGCCCAGTGGGAAGCCGCGACACGGGCGGCAAAAGAAAACGGCGCTCGAAAGGCGCCGTCAGGTCACGCTAGCACAGGGCTCAAGGCTTGGGTCAAGCCGCACCGACCGCAGGTCGTCATAGCCCGGGTAGAGCCACGCTCTCGCCGGTCTGTTCCAGCGTCACCCGTACCAGCAGGGCGCCGAGGGTCTCGGACGAGGTGTCGCAGATCCAGCTCTGGCCATCCCAGTCGAAGTGATAGCCACCCGACCGCGCCGCCACCCAGAGCTGCACCAGCGGGGGCTGGCGGCTGAGAATGACCTGGCTGCCGTTGTCGAACTTGATCGTCAGCACGCCGCCGGCATTTTCCAGATCCAGGTCCAGACCGCTGTCGTCATAGGCGTCTTCGACCTGGCGCTGGGTCTGGTCGACGAGGTGATGGAATTGCGCTTCGCTGAGCCGGCTCATGACGATCCTCGAAAGAAGGGAAACAATCGCCGCACGGTAGCGGGCTGCCCGGATGGCGTCCAGTCGAGGCGTTCGCCAGCGCATGCGCTTCAGCCATCCGGGCGTGTCAAAGAGTCGCTCAACCCCGTTATACTCCGGGCAATATTCGCCTGAATAAAGGTTTAGCGTCATGAAGCGCCTGTCTCTCCTCTTCATCGCCTGCGCCTGCCTGCTGGCCGGCTGCGGTCAGAAAGGCCCGCTGTACCTGCCCGACGACCAGAAAGCCGCCAAAGAACACCGCCACGACGTGTTCTAAGGAGCCCCCATGGAAGTCTTCGCTGTCCGTGCAGGTGAACTGCATGCGGAAGGGGTAGCCCTGAGCGCCGTGGCGCAGCAGTTCGGCACCCCCGCCTATGTCTACTCGCGAGCGCATATCGAGAGCCAGTACCGCGCCTATACCGATGCGCTGGCCGGTCTGCCGCACCTGGTCTGCTTTGCCGTCAAGGCCAACTCCAACCTCGGCGTGCTCAACGTCCTGGCCCGCCTCGGCGCCGGCTTCGACATCGTCTCCCGGGGCGAGCTGGAGCGGGTGCTGGCCGCCGGTGGCGATCCGCACCGGGTGGTGTTCTCCGGGGTCGGCAAGACCCGCGACGACATGCGCCGGGCGCTGGAAGTGGGCGTGCACTGCTTCAACGTCGAATCCACCGACGAACTGGAGCGGCTGCAACAGGTGGCCGCCGAGCTGGGCGTGGTCGCGCCGATCTCGCTGCGGGTCAATCCCGACGTCGACGCCGGCACCCACCCCTACATTTCCACCGGTCTCAAGGAAAACAAGTTCGGCATCGACATCGCTGACGCCGAGGCAGTCTATGCCCGCGCCGCCGAGCTGCCGAACCTGGAAATCCTCGGCGTGGACTGCCACATCGGCTCCCAGCTCACTACGCTGCCGCCCTTCCTCGATGCCCTCGACCGCCTCCTGGCGCTGATCGACCGCCTCGCCGAGCGCGGCATCCTGATTCGCCACCTGGACCTGGGTGGCGGCCTGGGCGTGCGCTATCGCGACGAGCAACCGCCACTGGCCGGCGACTACATCCAGGCCATCCGCGAGCGCATCGTCGGGCGCAACCTGACCCTGGTGTTCGAACCGGGCCGCTTCATCGTGGCCAACGCGGGCGTCCTGCTGACCCGCGTGGAATACCTCAAGCACACCCCCCACAAGGATTTCGCCATCGTCGATGCGGCGATGAACGACCTCATCCGTCCGGCCCTGTACCAGGCCTGGATGGCGGTGGAACCGGTGGTTGCACGCCAGGGCGAAGCCCGCCGCTACGACCTGGTCGGCCCCATCTGCGAGACGGGCGACTTCCTCGCCAAGGATCGCGAGCTGGTGCTGGCCGAGGGCGATCTGCTGACCATCCGCTCCGCCGGAGCCTATGGCTTCACCATGAGTTCCAACTACAACACCCGCGGCCGTGCGGCCGAGGTGATGGTGGATGGCGACCAGGCCCACCTGGTGCGCCGGCGCGAGACGGTGGACGAACTCTTCGCAGGCGAAAGCCGGCTGCCGGCCTGAGGGGAGTTCCATGCAACTGCGCTTCACCAAGATGCACGGCCTGGGCAACGACTTCATGGTCCTCGACCTGATCAGCCAGCACGCGCACATCCAACCCAAGCATGTCCGTCAGTGGGGGGACAGAAACACCGGCGTCGGCTTCGACCAGCTGCTGATCGTCGAGACCCCGACCAAGCCGGACGTGGACTTTCGCTATCGCATCTTCAATGCCGATGGCTCCGAGGTCGAAC includes these proteins:
- the rnk gene encoding nucleoside diphosphate kinase regulator, whose protein sequence is MRHASPITVSAADMPRLERLLDDLPEFGPVAEALDEELAQARVVAPGEVGAVVTMNSRVRCRETDTGKEYQVVLVYPEDAGVEGRVSVLAPAGSALLGATPGEHLSWPVPGGKEQQVELLALEPVEA
- the lptM gene encoding LPS translocon maturation chaperone LptM codes for the protein MKRLSLLFIACACLLAGCGQKGPLYLPDDQKAAKEHRHDVF
- the cyaY gene encoding iron donor protein CyaY, which gives rise to MSRLSEAQFHHLVDQTQRQVEDAYDDSGLDLDLENAGGVLTIKFDNGSQVILSRQPPLVQLWVAARSGGYHFDWDGQSWICDTSSETLGALLVRVTLEQTGESVALPGL
- the lysA gene encoding diaminopimelate decarboxylase, which gives rise to MEVFAVRAGELHAEGVALSAVAQQFGTPAYVYSRAHIESQYRAYTDALAGLPHLVCFAVKANSNLGVLNVLARLGAGFDIVSRGELERVLAAGGDPHRVVFSGVGKTRDDMRRALEVGVHCFNVESTDELERLQQVAAELGVVAPISLRVNPDVDAGTHPYISTGLKENKFGIDIADAEAVYARAAELPNLEILGVDCHIGSQLTTLPPFLDALDRLLALIDRLAERGILIRHLDLGGGLGVRYRDEQPPLAGDYIQAIRERIVGRNLTLVFEPGRFIVANAGVLLTRVEYLKHTPHKDFAIVDAAMNDLIRPALYQAWMAVEPVVARQGEARRYDLVGPICETGDFLAKDRELVLAEGDLLTIRSAGAYGFTMSSNYNTRGRAAEVMVDGDQAHLVRRRETVDELFAGESRLPA